Within the Nitrospirota bacterium genome, the region AACGCAGTCGGGGTGACTCCTAGGGATCTGGTGGCCATTTTATCGGCGCTTCGTTCGGCTGGAGCACTTCAGGCTAATCTTGATATAATATAGATAATATATTGATATTATTAAATATTATAATTATACAAAGGATTACACTTTGAACCACGACCTTACCGGAATCAGCTCCATCAGACATACGGCTGACGCTCAGTTGAGCCTGGCAAAGCCTCCTTCGCTCCTGGGGGACGATCGGCAGGCAGGGTTGGCAGCTTTGAAGGGCGCCGCCCATGAGTTTGAAAGTTACTTTATATCTAACCTCTTGAAAGTCATGAGAGAAACTGTTCCAAAGGGGGCGTTGGACAATAAAGGCGGTGCGTATTTCTACTCGTTTTATGACCAGGAAATCGGTCGGCTGGCGGCAGAATCAGGTGGGCTAGGGCTGGCCAAGATGATTCATGAATATACCGAAAAAAATTCACCACTCCCCTCAAGTTCTCCGGCTCATCGACCGATAGAGGAGCCGATAGGTAATAAAGCCCCGATCCCAGTACCGCGCACTCAGTGGACTCGGGGCTAACTTAGGGAGAGGAGTCAGGTTATGCAGATCTCAGGTCATGGCAGAGCCGATCATCTTGCCACGTTGTTGCTGGGGGCCCAGGAGGGTGCTCCGGTCGGGGCAAATCGTCGTCCGTCCAGCGACGGTCGCCAGGATCGCGTGCAGATTTCGCAGCAGGCGAAGGAGATTCAACGGATCAAGGCGCTGGCCGACCAGCCGGATCCCGCCCGTGAAGCACGCATCGAGCAGATCAGCCGGGCGGTGGATGCCGGCACGTACAACGTCACAGGGCGCAAGGTCGGGGATGCGATCATTCGTCACGCATTGACCGAGGCCGCGCTCTAATCCGTCCTCTCTCTGTCGGGGAACCGATCTGAGCAGAAGACGGCTGGGGCCTTCACTGACTTAGACGAATCTCGACAGAAAGAGGCATATGTTTAACACTGCGACAACCACTGCAGCCATTCTCGATATCCTCACCCGCGAAGCCGCCCACTGCGACCTGCTGAATCACACGCTGCAACAAGAACGGAATGCCCTCCGACAGCTGTCCCTGGCAGAGTTCCCTTCGCTCAATGCACAACGTCTCAAAGACCTCCAAGGGCTCCAAGCGTTAGAGTCGGAACGCGACGCGGTGGTCCATCGCTGCGCCGATGCCTGGGGTCTTCCCCGTACCACGCTGTCCTTGCAGGCCGTGATCGATCGCCTGGCCCCTCCTGACAAACGAGAGGTCGAGCGATGTCATGAGCGGCTCACGGCCAAAGTTCGTGTGTTACGCCAGGAGACTGCCGTGAATGAGTTGCTTGTGGCCGGAATCCAAACCTTGTGCCGCAAGGCGATGCATCTGACAGGAGAGGCCCTTCCGAAGCGGGACACCTACTCATCGTCAGGGGAATCTCAGCGTGTAGGAATCGGTGGCACGATGCTCCGACAAAGAGGATAGAGGTACATTATGGGACTCGATGGATTGTTGGATATCGGGAAAAGCGCCCTTAAAGTCGCACAGAATGCGCTGACGGTCACCGGTCACAACGTCGCGAACGTCAACACGCCAGGCTACTCACGCCAAGAGGCGGTGCTGACAGAACGGCCCCCGATCAATGGGGGGCCCGGCATGGTCGGGACCGGTGTCCAGGTCGTACAGATCCGGCGTATCGTCGACAGCTTTATCAATCGCGAGTTGACGAACTCTCATGAAGTGCTGGGAGAATTAGGGATCACCCGCGAGCAGCTGTTTCAAATTCAGAACATCTTCAGCGATTCCAATAATCAGGGGATCGGAGCGCAGCTGAACGAGTTTTTCAGCAGCCTCCAGGATGTCGCGGCAAGCCCCTCCGATGTCACTCCGCGTTCAGTGTTGCTGGCGAAGTCAGCCCTTCTGACCAATAGCATTAATCAGGTGGCAGGCGAACTGGCTGCCCGCCGGACCTCGGTGAACGATCAGGTGAAGCAGACCATCTCGGAAATCAACAGCCTGACCGCACAGATTGCGGAAATGAATAATAAGATCGTGTCTGCCGAAGTCACCGGGCAAAACGCCAACGATCTGCGGGATCAACGGGATCATGCGGTCAACGAGCTGGCCAAGCGTATCGATATCTCCGTGCTCGAGGGCGCAAACGGCGCCCTCTCGGTCTATGTCGGGCGTGGGCAGGTCGTCGTCGAAAACCACGTGTCGCGCAATTTGGTCGCCGTGGAATCACTCGATAATGGAGGCATGGCCAACGTCCAATACGATACGGGGAGCGCCAGGTCATCGGATATCACCTCGCTCATCTCAGGCGGGCGGATCGGCGGGCTTCTCAATATCCGGGACACCATCATTCCGGGCCTTCAAACCTCATTCGACAAGCTTTCAGCTAGTTTGGTCAACGAGGTCAATCAACTCCATCGTCAGGGCTATGGGCTTGACGGGTCGACGGGACGCGATTTCTTTTCACCACTCACCGTGACGACCCATGACCAGACGACCAACCAGGGAAGCGCCACGCTTGCAAGCGGACCGATTACCGCGAATAGCCTGCTGGCATTTCAGGATTATGAAATCAGATTTACGTCCTCGACGGCCTACTCCATCGTGAATACGACGACTGGAGCGACCATCAAGGGAAACTATGCCGGCATTGCGGTCACGCCGCCGACCGTGGATGTGCCGGTCAACATCGTGACCGGAACCAACGACACCCTCACGGTCGTCGTCGATGGCACAACCTCGGGAACCATCACGCTGGCCGGTGCAGCTGCTCCGGGACAATCGTACCCGAGTGGGGCCTCCCTGGCGACGGAGCTGCAAGCGAAGATCAACGCCGATACCACGCTGCAGGCTGCAGGACGAAGCGTGGTGGTGACATACGATACGACGACCAGCCGCTTCACCATCACCTCGAACGCATCGACCGCGATCTCGGCGGTCAACGTCGCGGGAGGGACTGCGCGAGCGACCCTCGGTTTCCTGAGCGGAACCGGCACCGCCGCGTCTGGGACCTACACTGGTCCGCAAGCCTTCACGGTCGACGGGATCCAGGTGACCCTGAGCGGGACGGTGGTGGCTGGCGACAAATTCTCAGTCAATTCCTATGATGATGCGGCTCGGTTGCTCAGTACATCGTTGACGAGTGCCAGGG harbors:
- a CDS encoding rod-binding protein codes for the protein MNHDLTGISSIRHTADAQLSLAKPPSLLGDDRQAGLAALKGAAHEFESYFISNLLKVMRETVPKGALDNKGGAYFYSFYDQEIGRLAAESGGLGLAKMIHEYTEKNSPLPSSSPAHRPIEEPIGNKAPIPVPRTQWTRG
- the flgM gene encoding flagellar biosynthesis anti-sigma factor FlgM — protein: MQISGHGRADHLATLLLGAQEGAPVGANRRPSSDGRQDRVQISQQAKEIQRIKALADQPDPAREARIEQISRAVDAGTYNVTGRKVGDAIIRHALTEAAL
- the flgN gene encoding flagellar export chaperone FlgN, giving the protein MFNTATTTAAILDILTREAAHCDLLNHTLQQERNALRQLSLAEFPSLNAQRLKDLQGLQALESERDAVVHRCADAWGLPRTTLSLQAVIDRLAPPDKREVERCHERLTAKVRVLRQETAVNELLVAGIQTLCRKAMHLTGEALPKRDTYSSSGESQRVGIGGTMLRQRG
- the flgK gene encoding flagellar hook-associated protein FlgK — protein: MGLDGLLDIGKSALKVAQNALTVTGHNVANVNTPGYSRQEAVLTERPPINGGPGMVGTGVQVVQIRRIVDSFINRELTNSHEVLGELGITREQLFQIQNIFSDSNNQGIGAQLNEFFSSLQDVAASPSDVTPRSVLLAKSALLTNSINQVAGELAARRTSVNDQVKQTISEINSLTAQIAEMNNKIVSAEVTGQNANDLRDQRDHAVNELAKRIDISVLEGANGALSVYVGRGQVVVENHVSRNLVAVESLDNGGMANVQYDTGSARSSDITSLISGGRIGGLLNIRDTIIPGLQTSFDKLSASLVNEVNQLHRQGYGLDGSTGRDFFSPLTVTTHDQTTNQGSATLASGPITANSLLAFQDYEIRFTSSTAYSIVNTTTGATIKGNYAGIAVTPPTVDVPVNIVTGTNDTLTVVVDGTTSGTITLAGAAAPGQSYPSGASLATELQAKINADTTLQAAGRSVVVTYDTTTSRFTITSNASTAISAVNVAGGTARATLGFLSGTGTAASGTYTGPQAFTVDGIQVTLSGTVVAGDKFSVNSYDDAARLLSTSLTSARGVAASSTRAGVPGNNAIVMALVALQSKSISGIGNTTFGDAYRVAATGVGVAAQSADTRLDAQTILHEQLESFRAQSSGVSIDEELVDMLKYQRLFEAASRLIIITNEMMQTLLDLKR